CTAGATATATTATTAATAAACAGATACACATGTTTAGATAATACTTAGATACTTGCTAGTGAGTATCATATATACTCAATTTTGTGATTTGACTCAATTAAAAGATCACATATGTTTCTTGTTTTTAAAACTTCAAGAAACATTAtaacatataaaaaattaagataaaaCATGCATTAAAATGTCATTGAGCCAAATCTAAAAAGCGAATATATAAAGTACATACTAGTAAGTACCTAAGTATTCTCCAACAAATGAATTGATAGACACCATTAATTTTTGGGTTTAGATATAAGCCCATGCAACAATTATTTCCTTGACAAAAACCCATCTCAttttaaacatccaaataaaatcTAAATTTGAAATAGACTGCCATGTAAACAAGTAAATACctattattttcaaaatatttacaattgtTTGTGCCACAACACCCTAATTATGTTAATGAATTTAATTATCCATCACAATTATGGGAAATAAGTGCCTTATTATTACAAAAGTATCTACCTTATACTTGTCTTACCATCATATGTtccatttcttttatttgtttgacaaCCATTATGGGTAGATTATTTTGCATGTTTATACTAGACACATTTTGTTATAATTATGGATATTGTTTAGTTGGAGCTTAGTCATTAGGTTATTGTTAGAGAAATTTACCATGATGATTTTAgttaaagaaaattgaatttcaagggGTGTACTCATATTTTCAGTCCACTTGATAGTATCGTCACACGAATTTCACAAAATTGTACAGCTGACGAGTCGGAGTACGGTTTCCTTAAATCAAGGCGTGGCCCCCTGCCCATACATATGTCATAGATTAATATTCgtgcaatttaaaaaaaaatagtaacatTAGGGGGACCACATATCTATATCATATTTGGTATATTATCTCATGTGGTAAGTAAAGTATACAATCAATATTCAATGAGATAAGTTCATTAATTGACGTGATATATATGCACATTATTTACTATCAAATGATACAcaaatatggtacaaaataTGTGATTTCCCTAACGTTTTTCTGAGAAGAAATTTTGGTTGGGGTTGGAGTATTCTGTTTTCTATTGCACATGTTTTGATTTTGTTACTAGCTAGAGTCGGTTGGGATGCGTTAATATTTAGGGCTTATAATTAAGAATTGTAAtataggtcatctccaacccttggggataaagcttaaaaatttaagtaaaacAATTTTAAGCCATATGCCATAAACAATTTTTCCGCTCTAATTCTtgtggcttaaaattttagcctgtgataattaaatcatgattttagCCTAACTTTTTGTTTtcggtaacttttttttttaaataaaatttatgtagattatcttaatttacttttatgaacattttagtCTGAAAACATTTAAATTCtgataagtaattaaaaatcatacaaatacataggtatttataagtTTTAAGTTAAGtttgatttaaatatattttttaaattattttagacattatatttaattttgggccatccaatattttttttttactattagatTTGATCTCATTTGATCCTAGCCGTTAGATTATAagtaaaaagcaaaaaaaaatgttttgaaatatgACAGTTTGGTGGGTCCAAAATAATTTAAGCCAGACTTAAATCCTGAGAGGAATCTAGCCCAAAGATATATTTTATCCCTAGGGCTTATTTTAGCccatggttggagatggtttgggGGTATTAAAGCTtatattttaatctttattcCATAAATCGAAGATGGTCTAAGTCTGCAAATTTGAGTGATATATATAGACTGTATTGTAGGTTACAATATCATTAAATAAATCCAATCACAAAAGTTAATgtaatgttaattttttttaatacaacgatatattttacactaagaggaggaggagttcggctaagccacacataatgggcaacctaatttagtatcgaatttACCATCTATGAGAtttgaatctaagacctctcacttacaagtgaagaggaatactctTTGACAGTAGTACTGAGTGGCAATGTTAATTTTATATTGAACACTTAACAGAAGTGTTTTGGTTACATAAACGagagaggatcctcgccggattctctttgtgaggatcccggggatcctccaatcacatttgttcatcgtacatcgtgggcgagtttttgtcaggtactgtttatatttaattttaaataagaaaatttacaatgatttctaaccgtacgatgtacgatgaacatatGTGATTTGAGGATCCCCAAGATCCTCACAATACATAAACCACTACTTGTATTCTTTatattgttttatgattgttttaATTCATTGtttgggaaagggatcctctccgaatcccttcctcctaatccaccaaatcaggaAATCCgtgccgttgaaatttgatccggagatgatccctTTCCCATTGTTTGTTTCATTGACTCTAAATCAAAGTGATCATTgtgtcctttttctttctttttctacataCTTTAATTTGTATCATATAATATTTAgagttaatctcagtttactaccctgaagtttcttgattttcaaatttggcacataaagtttttttcgtTACAGTCTAGTACCTAAAGTTATAATTCTaggacactttcatacatccgttaagttttccgttacaacctccgttaactgatgacgtagTGCCCACGTGGATAATAATTGGGCGCCGCATGTCAATATGGGCTCacttgaatattaaaaaaaattaaaaatgcaaaaacacaaaaactctaaaaaaaaaataaaaaatacccaCTTGTCTTCTACCTCCCCCCAACCCCCTACCTCCCTTCTTTCCTCTGCAACCCGATCCCTTCCTTCTCTCCTTTGCAACTCCCACCCAccctccctcatttctctcttttGCAACCCGCACCACCCTCCCTCATCTCCTCTGCAACCCACACCCTCCTCTCCTACCTCacttcactctctctccctcccttcttTCCTCTACGCCTACCCAACACTCTATACCCAACCCACCTCCACCCTTTTCATctcccctcccttctctctcctccatccTCTTCACCTTCACCCTTTGCAAATTCGAAATTCGATTCGGAGCAGCTACGGTTCACGAGCCACtcgaggagagagaagaaccGAAGTAAGGGAGCTACCACGGGCTGTTGTCAGAGTCCAGTGAGGTGGCGGCAGGGGCTAGGAATGCTCAAGAATCGATTAGGATTTGGGAATTTATCCAAATTAGGGATTTGGGTCAACTGGGTTTTTGATAAATTTCATAAATTGGATGGGTTTCTTGTTGAATTGGAATTCTTTTGGGTGGGATTTGTTGGGGTGGGTGTGTGGGGAGGGTGGATACGGgttgcagaggagagaaggaaCGGTGGTGCAGgttgcagaggagagaagggagggtggTGCAGGttgcagaagagagaagggaaggAAAGGGTGTGGGTTGCAGaaaagagaagggagggagagggtgCGAGGGATGAGGTAGGAGACAGAtggtttgttttttaatttttaattttttaatattcaagtGGGCCCATATTGACATGTGGCGCTTAATTATTGTCCACATGGGTGCCACATCACCAGTTAACAAAAGTTCAAAcgaaaaaattaacaaatatatgaaagtgTTCCAGAATTATAACTTTAGGTATCAgactgggatgaaaaaaacttttatgtaccaaatattgaaaaccaagaaacttcagagtagtaaactgagattaaccctaaTATTTATATGGGAAGtgattttcttgcattttttttacTCTCGTACACATCTTgtttaattataagaaaaactaacgaaaaatcctcaaaaactttagttttaatgaaaatgacaaaataaaggtgtaagtgaatagtaatagGAGTgacttttcaaaataaaaattatccttttcattaaaagtaaACAGTGCTTCATTAAGATTCCCTTAATTATAGCCGTCTATTTGACTATTCAATCTGGTAGCCATAAATTTTTCCGTTTAACAATTGGCTTTTTATATTAGTACCccataaaatgttgaatgcaccccacattaaaatttaatattaaatgacttatttacctCACCATACAAtaacaattttgaccttattaggtttataaaaataaaaatttctaaatacactccaaatcacttttatcgcattatttatcttctcaaccATCAAAATGTGGAATCGCACAACTAACCATTTGTACTTGTACCTCCATTTATATCCATCAATGTAAAATGCagcttcaaatatctcaaattcgTTTGGAAGTGAAGcttcaaatatttcaaatatttccaagAGTATACGTCTTAAAACCAGCCACACAACAATTCAAATATTTCCATGAGTATATGTCTTAAAACCAGCCACgcaataatcaaaataaaattcctACACTGCAGAAATGAAGTTCATGAAAGTCAAAACAAAAATTGCATACCACGAAGTTAAACTTATTAATAAGCTACTGCTGATGTTACCCTACTTAATGAAGGTAGACATCTATCGATGCAAACTATACTAAGATGATTTCAAATCATcattttgaaatcattcggcaaactaAACGTTCAGATGATTTGAAATCTTTCGGCAAACTAAACGTTCAAATGGTTAGACTCAGtccctgaaaataaaaaatgagtgttataagatttgagaaatatgGTGTGTATAGAAAATGTGGCGTGTATGTACACAATATAAaatgtatattgagaatgtgaggTGTGGGGTATTATAGGAAAGTATGTGgggtgtgttaagataatttttaagtgaaaaagtaaatgtatggtgtattaagtatgtagagtttattcaacaatttgtggtatgttaatataataagccttaaCAATTTACTAATATTCATATTTGTAATCATCATCAGGTGGGCCAATTGGATCTTCCATCTCGGATTTGATGTTCGAACGGGTGTGATTATATCTCAAGCATCAATATATGATCTTGAAATGCACAAGTACAGGAGGGTTTTGTACAGAGGCTTTGTATCCGAGTTCTTTGTCCCGTACATGGACCCCACAGAAGAATGGTACTACAAAACCTTCTTCGACTGTGGAGAATTTGGGTTTGGTCTATCCACAGTCTCACTCAAACCGTTGACTGACTGCCCAGCCAATGCCCAGTTCATGGACGCCTACTATGCTGCCCAGGACGGCACGCCGGTGAAGATATCGAATGCTTATTGCATCTTTGAGAGACATGCAGGCAACATCTTGTGGCGCCACACTGAAGTCACCATCCCAGATATAGTGGTGATGATAaagttttcttcttatttttcaaatgtgtttgattgatttgttttttgatGTAAATGTGGTGTAATCGAGGGATAACGGAATTGCAGATCACAGAGGTTAGGGCTGAGGTCACTCTGGTTGTGAGGACGGTTTCAACTATAGGCAACTATGACTACATAATTGATTGGGAGTTCAAGCCAAGTGGCTCCATCAAAATGGAGGTATGTTATATGATAGCTAGGGTCTTATAGTGTGTACATATGTACTGGTTTAAATTTTAAGTAAACTTATAGATTGATAATCTGGATAACTATTTGCCAACTAAACAATATATATCTGTcggtgaatttgaatgattggTCATGTTAGTTTATTATACGATCAAAACGTTCTTCCTGTATTCATATTCTGACAAAATGAGTATGTGTCAACAGATGTTACGCTTGATGTTGCGCTTGACAATTATGGTttgttgatcttcaatttcttaAACAGGTGGGGCTAACAGGTGTGCTAGAAATTGGAGCAGTTAATTACACCCACATAGACCAAATAGAGGAGGAAGTTTTTGGCACATTGGTGGCAGATAATAGCATTGCTGTGAACCATGATCATTTCTTGACATACCATCTTGACCTTGATGTCGATGGTGAAACCAACTCCTTTGTCAAGAATAATTTTGTGACGAAACAAGCAACAGGCCACAACACACCCAGGAAGAGTTATTGGAATATTGTAAGCGAGACGGCTAAAACTGAGTTAGATGCAAGAATTCGCCTTGGTTTGAAGCCAGCTGACTTGGTTGTGGTAAACCCTAATAAGAAGACCAAACCCGGGAACCCATTTGGCTATCGTTTGATCCCGGGGGCAGTCGCAGGAACCCTATTGTTAGAGGATGATTACCCGCAAATACGCGGCGCTTTCACTAAGTACAATGTGTGGGTTACACCATACAACAAGTCCGAAAAATGGGCAGGAggaagatatgttgataaaAGTAGAGGAGAGGACACATTAGATGTGTGGAGCAACAGGTATTAATTAAACTGTGATTAAATTTGGTTAATGCAGCAAAAGATTTTACAAAACGTTTGTGATTTCTCTTGTTCATTTTGGTTGACTGGTGTGAATTGTGATTGTTTTATGTGTGCAGGAATAGGAAAATTGAGAACAAAGATATAGTGTTGTGGTACACAATTGGGTTTCACCACAATCCTTGCCAAGAGGATTTTCCAATGATGCCAACATTGAGTGGTGGATTTGAGCTCAGGCCAACCAATTTCTTTGAGAGCAGTCCTGTTCTTAAAGTTAGAACCATACCTTCTAAGCACCACTCGCCCAATTGCACCGCCAAAAACTAGCTGGGGACTTTTTATTTATCATGAGTGATTAATAATCCTAAGAGCTTAATAAGTGATGTTTTCATCTCATTGCAGTTGTAATTTATTGCAAGTTTTAGTTACAAATTACATATCTAGTCCCATTCCAATCCATGTCACCATGAACAAACGATAGTTATTACTTAGGAAATCAACATCTTGGTGGGGTTCGTAGTCTATAAGGTTAAGAGAATTTATAATACTCCCAGACATGGCTAGTTAGCAAACTGAGATCTTGGTtgttaaaaaaacttaaaaagaatCACTCTActaagtactggtttggtattgaagtgctttttataaaaagtgggtataaaaaaaaagctgacctcaaaaagatgtttggtaaacacttaaaaacagcttattttcatagttttgggtgaaaaaaatctgaaaacgTGAAATTGCATAAATGAGCTTATTTTCACAATACAGCAGGAGCagttttcaaagcacagcaataccaaatcagccTTAACTAAGCCCTTTGTGATCATGTGACTGATCACCCTCAATAGAAGCATTGAAATTTTACAGCTCACTTGGTAATATCTTCTCCCTACCATCCAATTGAAAAGGGTAGGCATGAAACTTCAGATAAATTCAATCCCCTGACTGAAATTGAGTTGAATTTGGGGTGACTGAGAGGAAGCTTACTAGTTAGGAAAAGCTCGGTAAAGGTGAGAGGAGGGTGTCCTGGACCTGTGTGGACGTGATCGGATATGATAGAGCCGGCGGCCAAGTCTACGACGAACTCGTCGGTTTTCCTGACTTCAATGGGACAACTGAATCTTCCTGGACTTTAATTTTGCAGGTCCTTGCATTTCACTAGTCCTTCGCCTTGCCCTCATATTTAATTGCAGCTGCTTTGCCTTGCTTCTGAGTCTTTGTTTATTAAAGTGAGGAGGCACAATGAATCGTCATTTTACACATTTGTCTTTGCAACTGTTTTCTCTTAAATAAGTTACATGTTACAAGTTTAATAATAAGTGTCTCGATGCCTATAAAGATTTAACAATAATAGACGATTATATTTAAATTACTTAAACCACGAGGAAGGAAAAATTATGCAGAGATAAACGTTCTTAATTAGCACTTGAACAAGAAGTCCTTTGtgaatgcaaatttcttcctccttgtttttagacaaaattgcacctacaaaacaaataacacatttggtcaaggccaagagcgcctacgataattttttttttgggcggggggggggctttggccgaagaacctccgatgccaaagttagaatttgagagaaaaagtgtttggagaatttagagaattttgcaagaggGTT
The nucleotide sequence above comes from Malus sylvestris chromosome 16, drMalSylv7.2, whole genome shotgun sequence. Encoded proteins:
- the LOC126607835 gene encoding amine oxidase [copper-containing] alpha 2, peroxisomal-like; amino-acid sequence: MHAMASRLAPSLLVILSIFITLSSLTSCHPLDPLTPSEFIHVKTIVQKSYPSQNLSFQYVGLDEPEKSTVLSWQSKPTKTPPPLPRRALVVLRLKMKTLELIVDISTRSIVSKTEFDNKHGYPLLNNEEQSVATELPFKYKPFIQSIKKRGLNMSEVVCSTFSVGWFGEANTKRTIKINCFYKKDSVNLYVRPVEGITVAVDLDELKIVEYIDRFVAPVPKAEGTEYRASNQKPPFGPRLNGAPVMSGDKGFKLDGNTVRWANWIFHLGFDVRTGVIISQASIYDLEMHKYRRVLYRGFVSEFFVPYMDPTEEWYYKTFFDCGEFGFGLSTVSLKPLTDCPANAQFMDAYYAAQDGTPVKISNAYCIFERHAGNILWRHTEVTIPDIVITEVRAEVTLVVRTVSTIGNYDYIIDWEFKPSGSIKMEVGLTGVLEIGAVNYTHIDQIEEEVFGTLVADNSIAVNHDHFLTYHLDLDVDGETNSFVKNNFVTKQATGHNTPRKSYWNIVSETAKTELDARIRLGLKPADLVVVNPNKKTKPGNPFGYRLIPGAVAGTLLLEDDYPQIRGAFTKYNVWVTPYNKSEKWAGGRYVDKSRGEDTLDVWSNRNRKIENKDIVLWYTIGFHHNPCQEDFPMMPTLSGGFELRPTNFFESSPVLKVRTIPSKHHSPNCTAKN